A stretch of the Leopardus geoffroyi isolate Oge1 chromosome B2, O.geoffroyi_Oge1_pat1.0, whole genome shotgun sequence genome encodes the following:
- the AARS2 gene encoding alanine--tRNA ligase, mitochondrial isoform X1, producing MAASMAAAARRLRRAFRRSPLWGGLSRRPFSSEPPPASATAVRDAFLSFFRDRHGHRLVPSASVRPRGDPSLLFVNAGMNQFKPIFLGTVDPRSEMAGFRRVANSQKCVRAGGRHNDLEDVGRDLSHHTFFEMLGNWAFGGEYFKEEACRMAWELLTQVYRIPEDRLWVSYFGGDPKAGLDPDLESRDIWLSLGVCASHVLSFGPQENFWEMGNTGPCGPCTEIHYDLAGRGGAPQLVELWNLVFIQHNREADGSLQPLPQRHVDTGMGLERLVAVLQGTRSTYDTDLFSPLLDAIQQGCGVPPYLGRVGAADEGLTDMAYRVVADHIRTLSVCIADGVCPGMSGAPLVLRRILRRAVRFSTEVLRAPPGFLGSLVPVVVETLGDAYPELRKHSAQIVNLVSEDEAAFLASLQRGRHIIDQTLRRLGPSDLFPAEVAWSLSLSGNLGLPLDLVELMLEEKGVQLDSAGLARLAQEEAQHRSRQAEPAQERGLQLNVHALGELQRRGVPPTDDSPKYNYSLRPSGGYEFGTCEAQVLQLYTEDGTAVASVGKGQRCGLLLDKTNFYAEQGGQASDRGYLVRVGQEDVLFPVPRAQVCGGFILHEAVAPEGLEVGDQVQLHVDEAWRLGCMEKHTATHLLNWALRQTLGPGTEQRGSHLNPERLRFDVATQAPLTPEQLRAVEGTVQEAVGQDEAVYMEEVALARTAHVPGLRSLDEVYPDPVRVVSVGVPVAEALDLASQAALQTSVELCCGTHLLRTGAVGDLVIVGERQLSRGTTRLLAVTGEQAQQAREVGQALAQEVGAAAERLSRGSQDVVEAQRLSKDMGRLTDAVDTAVMPQWQRRELQATLKVLQRRANTAIRKLETGQAAQKTQELLRRHSEGPLIVDTVSTESLSVLVKVVRQLCERAPRTSVLLLSPQPLGHVLCACQVAQGTTPAFTAEAWALAVCSHMGGKAWGSQVVAQGTGTTADLEAALRTARAYALNQL from the exons ATGGCGGCGTCGATGGCGGCTGCTGCTCGGCGACTGCGGCGGGCCTTTCGAAGGTCGCCTCTGTGGGGGGGCCTCAGCCGTCGGCCGTTCTCATCCGAGCCCCCTCCAGCCTCGGCCACGGCCGTTCGGGACGCCTTCCTGAGCTTCTTTCGGGACCGCCACGGCCACCGACTGGTGCCGTCCGCCTCCGTGCGGCCCCGCGGCGACCCTAGTTTGCTTTTCGTCAATGCGGGCATGAACCAG TTCAAGCCAATCTTCCTGGGCACCGTGGATCCACGAAGCGAAATGGCAGGCTTCCGACGTGTGGCCAACAGCCAGAAATGTGTGAGGGCTGGAGGACGCCACAACGACCTGGAGGATGTGGGCCGAGACCTTTCCCATCACACCTTCTTTGAGATGCTTGGCAATTGGGCTTTTGGGGGTGAATATTTTAAG GAGGAGGCATGCCGCATGGCCTGGGAACTGCTGACTCAGGTCTACAGGATCCCTGAAGACAGGCTCTGGGTCTCCTACTTTGGTGGTGACCCCAAGGCAGGGCTGGACCCAGACCTGGAGAGCAGGGACATCTGGCTCAGCTTAGG GGTGTGTGCCAGTCATGTGCTTTCCTTTGGACCACAAGAGAACTTCTGGGAAATGGGGAACACTGGCCCCTGTGGGCCCTGCACGGAGATCCACTATGACCTGGCTGGGAGAGGGGGAGCCCCCCAGCTGGTGGAGCTATGGAATCTGGTCTTCATTCAACACAACAG AGAGGCAGATGGAAGcctgcagcccctgccccagcGGCACGTGGACACGGGAATGGGCCTGGAAAGGCTGGTGGCCGTGCTGCAAGGCACGCGCTCCACTTACGACACTGATCTCTTCTCCCCGCTGCTTGACGCCATTCAGCAG GGTTGCGGGGTGCCCCCTTACTTGGGTCGGGTAGGAGCAGCAGACGAGGGGCTCACAGACATGGCATACCGCGTTGTGGCTGATCACATCCGCACACTCAGCGTCTGCATCGCCGACGGTGTCTGCCCCGGAATGTCGGGTGCCCC GTTGGTGCTTCGTCGGATCCTTCGTCGAGCTGTGCGGTTCTCTACAGAGGTGTTGCGGGCACCACCTGGCTTCCTAGGCAGCCTGGTGCCTGTAGTGGTGGAGACCCTG ggaGATGCTTATCCAGAACTGCGGAAGCACTCAGCCCAG ATAGTCAACCTGGTGTCAGAGGACGAGGCAGCCTTCCTGGCCTCCCTGCAGCGGGGTCGGCACATCATCGATCAGACCCTGAGGCGCCTGGGGCCTTCTGATTTGTTCCCTG CTGAAGTGGCCTGGTCCTTATCGCTGTCTGGGAACCTGGGGCTCCCCCTGGACCTGGTAGAGCTGATGCTGGAGGAGAAGGGGGTGCAGCTGGACTCTGCTGGGCTGGCGCGGCTGGCCCAGGAGGAGGCCCAG CACCGGTCACGGCAGGCCGAGCCAGCTCAGGAGCGGGGACTGCAGCTGAATGTCCACGCACTGGGGGAGCTGCAGCGCCGAGGGGTGCCCCCAACTGACGACAGTCCCAAGTACAACTACTCTCTTCGACCCAGCGGGGGTTATG AGTTTGGCACCTGCGAGGCGCAGGTGCTCCAGCTGTATACAGAGGACGGGACAGCTGTGGCCTCTGTGGGGAAAGGCCAGCGTTGTGGCCTTCTCTTGGACAAAACCAACTTCTACGCTGAACAGGGGGGTCAGGCTTCAGACCGAGGCTACCTGGTGCGGGTGGGACAGGAG gatGTACTGTTCCCAGTGCCCCGGGCCCAGGTCTGTGGAGGCTTCATCCTGCACGAGGCTGTGGCCCCTGAGGGCCTGGAGGTTGGGGACCAGGTGCAGCTACATGTAGATGAG GCCTGGCGTCTAGGCTGCATGGAGAAGCACACGGCCACCCACCTGTTGAACTGGGCACTCCGGCAGACCCTGGGCCCCGGCACGGAGCAGCGAGGTTCCCATCTCAACCCCGAGCGGCTGCGCTTCGACGTGGCCACCCAG GCTCCACTGACCCCAGAGCAGCTCCGGGCAGTGGAGGGCACGGTGCAGGAGGCCGTGGGGCAGGATGAGGCCGTGTACATGGAGGAGGTGGCCCTGGCACGCACCGCCCACGTCCCTGGCCTGCGCTCCCTGGATGAG gtATACCCAGACCCTGTGCGGGTGGTGTCAGTGGGGGTGCCCGTGGCTGAGGCGCTGGACCTCGCCTCCCAGGCTGCGCTGCAGACCTCTGTGGAGCTGTGCTGTGGGAC GCACCTGCTGCGCACAGGGGCTGTAGGGGACCTGGTCATCGTTGGGGAGCGCCAGCTCTCCAGGGGTACCACCCGCCTGCTGGCCGTCACCGGGGAGCAGGCCCAGCAG GCCCGAGAGGTGGGCCAGGCTCTGGCCCAGGAGGTAGGAGCCGCGGCAGAACGGCTGAGTCGGGGCAGCCAGGATGTGGTGGAGGCTCAGCGACTATCCAAGGACATGGGACGACTCACTGAT GCTGTGGACACTGCGGTGATGCCCCAGTGGCAGCGGCGGGAGCTGCAGGCCACACTGAAGGTGCTGCAGCGACGTGCCAACACTGCCATCCGGAAGCTAGAAACGGGGCAG GCTGCACAGAAAACCCAGGAGCTGCTGCGGCGGCATTCAGAGGGGCCCCTGATTGTGGACACAGTCTCCACTGAGTCCCTCTCC gTGCTGGTGAAGGTGGTGCGGCAGCTGTGTGAGCGGGCGCCTCGCACGTCTGTGCTACTGCTCAGCCCCCAGCCGCTGGGGCACGTGCTGTGTGCCTGTCAGGTGGCCcag GGTACCACACCAGCCTTCACAGCAGAGGCCTGGGCACTGGCGGTATGCAGCCACATGGGGGGCAAGGCCTGGGGCTCTCAAGTGGTGGCTCAGGGCACCGGAACGACGGCTGACCTGGAAGCTGCCCTCAGGACAGCCCGAGCCTATGCCCTCAACCAGCTCTGA
- the AARS2 gene encoding alanine--tRNA ligase, mitochondrial isoform X4, with translation MAGFRRVANSQKCVRAGGRHNDLEDVGRDLSHHTFFEMLGNWAFGGEYFKEEACRMAWELLTQVYRIPEDRLWVSYFGGDPKAGLDPDLESRDIWLSLGVCASHVLSFGPQENFWEMGNTGPCGPCTEIHYDLAGRGGAPQLVELWNLVFIQHNREADGSLQPLPQRHVDTGMGLERLVAVLQGTRSTYDTDLFSPLLDAIQQGCGVPPYLGRVGAADEGLTDMAYRVVADHIRTLSVCIADGVCPGMSGAPLVLRRILRRAVRFSTEVLRAPPGFLGSLVPVVVETLGDAYPELRKHSAQIVNLVSEDEAAFLASLQRGRHIIDQTLRRLGPSDLFPAEVAWSLSLSGNLGLPLDLVELMLEEKGVQLDSAGLARLAQEEAQHRSRQAEPAQERGLQLNVHALGELQRRGVPPTDDSPKYNYSLRPSGGYEFGTCEAQVLQLYTEDGTAVASVGKGQRCGLLLDKTNFYAEQGGQASDRGYLVRVGQEDVLFPVPRAQVCGGFILHEAVAPEGLEVGDQVQLHVDEAWRLGCMEKHTATHLLNWALRQTLGPGTEQRGSHLNPERLRFDVATQAPLTPEQLRAVEGTVQEAVGQDEAVYMEEVALARTAHVPGLRSLDEVYPDPVRVVSVGVPVAEALDLASQAALQTSVELCCGTHLLRTGAVGDLVIVGERQLSRGTTRLLAVTGEQAQQAREVGQALAQEVGAAAERLSRGSQDVVEAQRLSKDMGRLTDAVDTAVMPQWQRRELQATLKVLQRRANTAIRKLETGQAAQKTQELLRRHSEGPLIVDTVSTESLSVLVKVVRQLCERAPRTSVLLLSPQPLGHVLCACQVAQGTTPAFTAEAWALAVCSHMGGKAWGSQVVAQGTGTTADLEAALRTARAYALNQL, from the exons ATGGCAGGCTTCCGACGTGTGGCCAACAGCCAGAAATGTGTGAGGGCTGGAGGACGCCACAACGACCTGGAGGATGTGGGCCGAGACCTTTCCCATCACACCTTCTTTGAGATGCTTGGCAATTGGGCTTTTGGGGGTGAATATTTTAAG GAGGAGGCATGCCGCATGGCCTGGGAACTGCTGACTCAGGTCTACAGGATCCCTGAAGACAGGCTCTGGGTCTCCTACTTTGGTGGTGACCCCAAGGCAGGGCTGGACCCAGACCTGGAGAGCAGGGACATCTGGCTCAGCTTAGG GGTGTGTGCCAGTCATGTGCTTTCCTTTGGACCACAAGAGAACTTCTGGGAAATGGGGAACACTGGCCCCTGTGGGCCCTGCACGGAGATCCACTATGACCTGGCTGGGAGAGGGGGAGCCCCCCAGCTGGTGGAGCTATGGAATCTGGTCTTCATTCAACACAACAG AGAGGCAGATGGAAGcctgcagcccctgccccagcGGCACGTGGACACGGGAATGGGCCTGGAAAGGCTGGTGGCCGTGCTGCAAGGCACGCGCTCCACTTACGACACTGATCTCTTCTCCCCGCTGCTTGACGCCATTCAGCAG GGTTGCGGGGTGCCCCCTTACTTGGGTCGGGTAGGAGCAGCAGACGAGGGGCTCACAGACATGGCATACCGCGTTGTGGCTGATCACATCCGCACACTCAGCGTCTGCATCGCCGACGGTGTCTGCCCCGGAATGTCGGGTGCCCC GTTGGTGCTTCGTCGGATCCTTCGTCGAGCTGTGCGGTTCTCTACAGAGGTGTTGCGGGCACCACCTGGCTTCCTAGGCAGCCTGGTGCCTGTAGTGGTGGAGACCCTG ggaGATGCTTATCCAGAACTGCGGAAGCACTCAGCCCAG ATAGTCAACCTGGTGTCAGAGGACGAGGCAGCCTTCCTGGCCTCCCTGCAGCGGGGTCGGCACATCATCGATCAGACCCTGAGGCGCCTGGGGCCTTCTGATTTGTTCCCTG CTGAAGTGGCCTGGTCCTTATCGCTGTCTGGGAACCTGGGGCTCCCCCTGGACCTGGTAGAGCTGATGCTGGAGGAGAAGGGGGTGCAGCTGGACTCTGCTGGGCTGGCGCGGCTGGCCCAGGAGGAGGCCCAG CACCGGTCACGGCAGGCCGAGCCAGCTCAGGAGCGGGGACTGCAGCTGAATGTCCACGCACTGGGGGAGCTGCAGCGCCGAGGGGTGCCCCCAACTGACGACAGTCCCAAGTACAACTACTCTCTTCGACCCAGCGGGGGTTATG AGTTTGGCACCTGCGAGGCGCAGGTGCTCCAGCTGTATACAGAGGACGGGACAGCTGTGGCCTCTGTGGGGAAAGGCCAGCGTTGTGGCCTTCTCTTGGACAAAACCAACTTCTACGCTGAACAGGGGGGTCAGGCTTCAGACCGAGGCTACCTGGTGCGGGTGGGACAGGAG gatGTACTGTTCCCAGTGCCCCGGGCCCAGGTCTGTGGAGGCTTCATCCTGCACGAGGCTGTGGCCCCTGAGGGCCTGGAGGTTGGGGACCAGGTGCAGCTACATGTAGATGAG GCCTGGCGTCTAGGCTGCATGGAGAAGCACACGGCCACCCACCTGTTGAACTGGGCACTCCGGCAGACCCTGGGCCCCGGCACGGAGCAGCGAGGTTCCCATCTCAACCCCGAGCGGCTGCGCTTCGACGTGGCCACCCAG GCTCCACTGACCCCAGAGCAGCTCCGGGCAGTGGAGGGCACGGTGCAGGAGGCCGTGGGGCAGGATGAGGCCGTGTACATGGAGGAGGTGGCCCTGGCACGCACCGCCCACGTCCCTGGCCTGCGCTCCCTGGATGAG gtATACCCAGACCCTGTGCGGGTGGTGTCAGTGGGGGTGCCCGTGGCTGAGGCGCTGGACCTCGCCTCCCAGGCTGCGCTGCAGACCTCTGTGGAGCTGTGCTGTGGGAC GCACCTGCTGCGCACAGGGGCTGTAGGGGACCTGGTCATCGTTGGGGAGCGCCAGCTCTCCAGGGGTACCACCCGCCTGCTGGCCGTCACCGGGGAGCAGGCCCAGCAG GCCCGAGAGGTGGGCCAGGCTCTGGCCCAGGAGGTAGGAGCCGCGGCAGAACGGCTGAGTCGGGGCAGCCAGGATGTGGTGGAGGCTCAGCGACTATCCAAGGACATGGGACGACTCACTGAT GCTGTGGACACTGCGGTGATGCCCCAGTGGCAGCGGCGGGAGCTGCAGGCCACACTGAAGGTGCTGCAGCGACGTGCCAACACTGCCATCCGGAAGCTAGAAACGGGGCAG GCTGCACAGAAAACCCAGGAGCTGCTGCGGCGGCATTCAGAGGGGCCCCTGATTGTGGACACAGTCTCCACTGAGTCCCTCTCC gTGCTGGTGAAGGTGGTGCGGCAGCTGTGTGAGCGGGCGCCTCGCACGTCTGTGCTACTGCTCAGCCCCCAGCCGCTGGGGCACGTGCTGTGTGCCTGTCAGGTGGCCcag GGTACCACACCAGCCTTCACAGCAGAGGCCTGGGCACTGGCGGTATGCAGCCACATGGGGGGCAAGGCCTGGGGCTCTCAAGTGGTGGCTCAGGGCACCGGAACGACGGCTGACCTGGAAGCTGCCCTCAGGACAGCCCGAGCCTATGCCCTCAACCAGCTCTGA
- the AARS2 gene encoding alanine--tRNA ligase, mitochondrial isoform X2 produces MAASMAAAARRLRRAFRRSPLWGGLSRRPFSSEPPPASATAVRDAFLSFFRDRHGHRLVPSASVRPRGDPSLLFVNAGMNQFKPIFLGTVDPRSEMAGFRRVANSQKCVRAGGRHNDLEDVGRDLSHHTFFEMLGNWAFGGEYFKEEACRMAWELLTQVYRIPEDRLWVSYFGGDPKAGLDPDLESRDIWLSLGVCASHVLSFGPQENFWEMGNTGPCGPCTEIHYDLAGRGGAPQLVELWNLVFIQHNREADGSLQPLPQRHVDTGMGLERLVAVLQGTRSTYDTDLFSPLLDAIQQGCGVPPYLGRVGAADEGLTDMAYRVVADHIRTLSVCIADGVCPGMSGAPLVLRRILRRAVRFSTEVLRAPPGFLGSLVPVVVETLGDAYPELRKHSAQIVNLVSEDEAAFLASLQRGRHIIDQTLRRLGPSDLFPAEVAWSLSLSGNLGLPLDLVELMLEEKGVQLDSAGLARLAQEEAQHRSRQAEPAQERGLQLNVHALGELQRRGVPPTDDSPKYNYSLRPSGGYEFGTCEAQVLQLYTEDGTAVASVGKGQRCGLLLDKTNFYAEQGGQASDRGYLVRVGQEDVLFPVPRAQVCGGFILHEAVAPEGLEVGDQVQLHVDEAWRLGCMEKHTATHLLNWALRQTLGPGTEQRGSHLNPERLRFDVATQAPLTPEQLRAVEGTVQEAVGQDEAVYMEEVALARTAHVPGLRSLDEVYPDPVRVVSVGVPVAEALDLASQAALQTSVELCCGTHLLRTGAVGDLVIVGERQLSRGTTRLLAVTGEQAQQAREVGQALAQEVGAAAERLSRGSQDVVEAQRLSKDMGRLTDAVDTAVMPQWQRRELQATLKVLQRRANTAIRKLETGQAAQKTQELLRRHSEGPLIVDTVSTESLSGTTPAFTAEAWALAVCSHMGGKAWGSQVVAQGTGTTADLEAALRTARAYALNQL; encoded by the exons ATGGCGGCGTCGATGGCGGCTGCTGCTCGGCGACTGCGGCGGGCCTTTCGAAGGTCGCCTCTGTGGGGGGGCCTCAGCCGTCGGCCGTTCTCATCCGAGCCCCCTCCAGCCTCGGCCACGGCCGTTCGGGACGCCTTCCTGAGCTTCTTTCGGGACCGCCACGGCCACCGACTGGTGCCGTCCGCCTCCGTGCGGCCCCGCGGCGACCCTAGTTTGCTTTTCGTCAATGCGGGCATGAACCAG TTCAAGCCAATCTTCCTGGGCACCGTGGATCCACGAAGCGAAATGGCAGGCTTCCGACGTGTGGCCAACAGCCAGAAATGTGTGAGGGCTGGAGGACGCCACAACGACCTGGAGGATGTGGGCCGAGACCTTTCCCATCACACCTTCTTTGAGATGCTTGGCAATTGGGCTTTTGGGGGTGAATATTTTAAG GAGGAGGCATGCCGCATGGCCTGGGAACTGCTGACTCAGGTCTACAGGATCCCTGAAGACAGGCTCTGGGTCTCCTACTTTGGTGGTGACCCCAAGGCAGGGCTGGACCCAGACCTGGAGAGCAGGGACATCTGGCTCAGCTTAGG GGTGTGTGCCAGTCATGTGCTTTCCTTTGGACCACAAGAGAACTTCTGGGAAATGGGGAACACTGGCCCCTGTGGGCCCTGCACGGAGATCCACTATGACCTGGCTGGGAGAGGGGGAGCCCCCCAGCTGGTGGAGCTATGGAATCTGGTCTTCATTCAACACAACAG AGAGGCAGATGGAAGcctgcagcccctgccccagcGGCACGTGGACACGGGAATGGGCCTGGAAAGGCTGGTGGCCGTGCTGCAAGGCACGCGCTCCACTTACGACACTGATCTCTTCTCCCCGCTGCTTGACGCCATTCAGCAG GGTTGCGGGGTGCCCCCTTACTTGGGTCGGGTAGGAGCAGCAGACGAGGGGCTCACAGACATGGCATACCGCGTTGTGGCTGATCACATCCGCACACTCAGCGTCTGCATCGCCGACGGTGTCTGCCCCGGAATGTCGGGTGCCCC GTTGGTGCTTCGTCGGATCCTTCGTCGAGCTGTGCGGTTCTCTACAGAGGTGTTGCGGGCACCACCTGGCTTCCTAGGCAGCCTGGTGCCTGTAGTGGTGGAGACCCTG ggaGATGCTTATCCAGAACTGCGGAAGCACTCAGCCCAG ATAGTCAACCTGGTGTCAGAGGACGAGGCAGCCTTCCTGGCCTCCCTGCAGCGGGGTCGGCACATCATCGATCAGACCCTGAGGCGCCTGGGGCCTTCTGATTTGTTCCCTG CTGAAGTGGCCTGGTCCTTATCGCTGTCTGGGAACCTGGGGCTCCCCCTGGACCTGGTAGAGCTGATGCTGGAGGAGAAGGGGGTGCAGCTGGACTCTGCTGGGCTGGCGCGGCTGGCCCAGGAGGAGGCCCAG CACCGGTCACGGCAGGCCGAGCCAGCTCAGGAGCGGGGACTGCAGCTGAATGTCCACGCACTGGGGGAGCTGCAGCGCCGAGGGGTGCCCCCAACTGACGACAGTCCCAAGTACAACTACTCTCTTCGACCCAGCGGGGGTTATG AGTTTGGCACCTGCGAGGCGCAGGTGCTCCAGCTGTATACAGAGGACGGGACAGCTGTGGCCTCTGTGGGGAAAGGCCAGCGTTGTGGCCTTCTCTTGGACAAAACCAACTTCTACGCTGAACAGGGGGGTCAGGCTTCAGACCGAGGCTACCTGGTGCGGGTGGGACAGGAG gatGTACTGTTCCCAGTGCCCCGGGCCCAGGTCTGTGGAGGCTTCATCCTGCACGAGGCTGTGGCCCCTGAGGGCCTGGAGGTTGGGGACCAGGTGCAGCTACATGTAGATGAG GCCTGGCGTCTAGGCTGCATGGAGAAGCACACGGCCACCCACCTGTTGAACTGGGCACTCCGGCAGACCCTGGGCCCCGGCACGGAGCAGCGAGGTTCCCATCTCAACCCCGAGCGGCTGCGCTTCGACGTGGCCACCCAG GCTCCACTGACCCCAGAGCAGCTCCGGGCAGTGGAGGGCACGGTGCAGGAGGCCGTGGGGCAGGATGAGGCCGTGTACATGGAGGAGGTGGCCCTGGCACGCACCGCCCACGTCCCTGGCCTGCGCTCCCTGGATGAG gtATACCCAGACCCTGTGCGGGTGGTGTCAGTGGGGGTGCCCGTGGCTGAGGCGCTGGACCTCGCCTCCCAGGCTGCGCTGCAGACCTCTGTGGAGCTGTGCTGTGGGAC GCACCTGCTGCGCACAGGGGCTGTAGGGGACCTGGTCATCGTTGGGGAGCGCCAGCTCTCCAGGGGTACCACCCGCCTGCTGGCCGTCACCGGGGAGCAGGCCCAGCAG GCCCGAGAGGTGGGCCAGGCTCTGGCCCAGGAGGTAGGAGCCGCGGCAGAACGGCTGAGTCGGGGCAGCCAGGATGTGGTGGAGGCTCAGCGACTATCCAAGGACATGGGACGACTCACTGAT GCTGTGGACACTGCGGTGATGCCCCAGTGGCAGCGGCGGGAGCTGCAGGCCACACTGAAGGTGCTGCAGCGACGTGCCAACACTGCCATCCGGAAGCTAGAAACGGGGCAG GCTGCACAGAAAACCCAGGAGCTGCTGCGGCGGCATTCAGAGGGGCCCCTGATTGTGGACACAGTCTCCACTGAGTCCCTCTCC GGTACCACACCAGCCTTCACAGCAGAGGCCTGGGCACTGGCGGTATGCAGCCACATGGGGGGCAAGGCCTGGGGCTCTCAAGTGGTGGCTCAGGGCACCGGAACGACGGCTGACCTGGAAGCTGCCCTCAGGACAGCCCGAGCCTATGCCCTCAACCAGCTCTGA